The Merismopedia glauca CCAP 1448/3 genomic interval GATTGGACAAATTGCATGGTTGATATAGTCCATCCACAGCAATCAAGACAAGTGAGAAACAATAATCCTACTAGTGCATTTACTCTAATTAGTTTCTATCAGCCCCAATTTAGTTTTGAGTTTAGTAGTGCAGAAACAAATATAAACTGGCAAGATGTTGACAGAATTCTGCATGAAGCTTTAGCTTTTGGTTTAGGCGGTAAAACCAGTACAGGTTATGGTTTTCTATCTATTCCCAACTATGCTAATCCTCAATATTCAGAACAATATAATCAAGCTCTCCATGTATCTTTTAAAGGTATAGGAGTCTGTTCAAGTCTTCTAAATCGTCAGCCAGAATTTCGACCCAATATGTTTAAAGCTGCTCTTAGAGGTCATATAATGCGCTTATTGGGTGGAGTTTGTAACTCAGAATCTGCTGTTGAACAACACGTAAATCGGTTGTTAGGTAGTACCGACCAAGAAGGTGTAATTAAGCTTTTTTGGAACTCTGAAGAATTAGATGATACAACAACACTCTCAAAGATTTATACGAGAAATGGTTCTTTACATATTACCGCAGAGCCAAGAGCAAGTAGAGGAGATATCGATTTCCTAGGAAAAGTACTCCAATTTGCCTATATAATGGGTGGTTTTGGAAAATCGTGGCGCAGGGTTTGGCATCAAAAGTTTATGCCTGAGTATCAAGAATTTCCAATTGGATGTCATTGGGAATTAAATTCTGATTGGATTAATTTTAAAAAAACAATTGAAGTCAATTCAAAAGATAGTTTGGAAGCTTTTTTAAAGGATCTACATACAATTTGCTTGAATCGTCTAGGTTCTCGTCCACCAGCACCCATATCTAATTGGCGAGAAGCATGGAATCCTAATAGAGTAACAGTTTACACCTCTAGCAAATTAGTTACTAAGTCCCAAGCCATTAAATTATTTCATCAAAAACTATTCAAAACAACTCCCGCAATTGGTGGTAGAGAAAGACCAGGAGAACCTAGATTTGTCAGTTCTGTCTGGCATCGTATGTTACCAATTGGAGACAATCAATACTTAGAAATAGTCACTGTATTTCATGGCGATCGCTCTCCTTGGAGAAATCAATTCCAACCGTTTACCACCGAGTTAAAAAAGAAAGGTCTAGAGTTAACTTGGGGAACTCAACCCAGTTGATTTATTGAATAGAGTGATCGCTCGTATAATTCTGCTGCTTTTGAGTTAT includes:
- a CDS encoding RAMP superfamily CRISPR-associated protein, whose protein sequence is MIQGLDQWAAQNDMEPEPEPTQSQIGRIIVKKQAEFILQNEPPMMYRAQVQGRCNLQFAGDSSNLKKWQEEWTLPQRDRKPSHQYEYQPLNSDHPNNLIHSIKIEFPYRVLSNSGQDSILRPVLSVHGIPFVPGSSVKGIFRRLGKFKPNDSSDKKTIETYCGIEEKPGILRFHGAYPIGDWTNCMVDIVHPQQSRQVRNNNPTSAFTLISFYQPQFSFEFSSAETNINWQDVDRILHEALAFGLGGKTSTGYGFLSIPNYANPQYSEQYNQALHVSFKGIGVCSSLLNRQPEFRPNMFKAALRGHIMRLLGGVCNSESAVEQHVNRLLGSTDQEGVIKLFWNSEELDDTTTLSKIYTRNGSLHITAEPRASRGDIDFLGKVLQFAYIMGGFGKSWRRVWHQKFMPEYQEFPIGCHWELNSDWINFKKTIEVNSKDSLEAFLKDLHTICLNRLGSRPPAPISNWREAWNPNRVTVYTSSKLVTKSQAIKLFHQKLFKTTPAIGGRERPGEPRFVSSVWHRMLPIGDNQYLEIVTVFHGDRSPWRNQFQPFTTELKKKGLELTWGTQPS